Genomic segment of Pseudoalteromonas sp. NC201:
AGCAGCTTAGCTTTGATTACAGTGCGCTGTTGCAACAATTGGCTCAAGTGCTTAACGAGCAAGAGTTTGCCACGCAGTTAACTGAGCTACGTGAGGCCTTAACGCAGCAACCTTACGCTACACCGCTAAAGCAATTGATAGCTTCACAGCAACAAGTCGCAGAAGAAATTGCGGGGCTGCAAAACGCTATCAAACGCACTGCGAACAACGAGCAGCTACTCGCTAACCTTGGCAAACTCAATGACTTGCTCAGCACCCAAGCGCAGATACAACAAGCGTTGGGTCAACAAGGTCAGCAGCAAAATACGCTATTTGAAAACCTGTCTGAGCGCTTAGAAGCGGTGGCACAACCGCATATTCAAGTCGACAATCACGTTGATGATAGCAGTGCAAAAGCGCTTGAAGCCGTCACCACTTTGCTGACAAATACCTTAGCAAACTCAAGCGCTGAACAAGTCCAGCAGCAACAGCTAAAAGACATTTTACAAAAGCTGGAGGATATTCAATCAAGACCTGTTGTTAGTAACGGATCACCTGCGAAAAACCCGTATATGTTGTAACGGCGGAAAAACGCTTGCGAAACAAGTCAAAGCCCATGGATGGGCTTTGGAGATGTAAAGCTAAAAAACCTGAACTCGGGTTAAAAAGTAACTTACTCCGGCATTTTTGCCATCACCGCCAAAAACTCTAGTGAGGGTGCAAAAAACGCAGAACCCATATCGGCACTGGAATAATCCAATATGGGATCGTATTCATCCCCTTCACCCAATCGACTTCTTAACACCTGCTCAAAAGCATCACCCTTGGCGCTGCAACTTAGCGACAAGCTTCCTTGTTCAAATACATCACCAAATGGCATGCTTTGGTTAAGCAGTAGCGCATTACCATTTACGTCTTTCAATTCGGTTAATGCCGCATGATTACAGGGTTCGCAATCTTCAATTAGGTCATTGTCTAGACGTGTACGCCCCATTAATTGCTCTTGCTCAGCGAGCGGCAACGCCTGCCAGCGCAGTAAATCAAACTTCACCCGCTGTACGTGAATATAACTACCAAGATGGTCGGCTGCATTCGGGTTGTGCACAAGTGCAACTTCCCGTTTATTGCGCCCTCTAGGTGTGTCTGCACCATAAATAAAGCCATTAAAATCACGACCGTCTAAGAAACGAAAGGCGCGCACATGTGCCACCATTTCAACTAGGCCGTTTAGCATATGCAGCACACTTTGAGCAAAGATATGATTAACATCTTCTCGATCGGAGCGGATCACATAAAGCAAGTCAAAAGGCTGAGTATGCACGGTGTGCTCAGCCTCAACAATATGTGGAAAGCTTTTTAACTCTTTAGGAATAAACTCAGGATAAATGTGCGGCCAGTATTGCGCACCAACCGCGATAAAGCTCGACAGCATAGACTCAGAGAATCTGTCTTCTAACTCCTCTTGCAAGCGTCCACAATTGGCGAGCGCCGCTCTTAGCGCCTCGTCTTGCCCTTCAAGCACATTGAAGAACAAGTGTAAGCCGTGCAAATTGGCTTCAGCACACACACCTGATTGGGCAAGCGCCATGCTCTACTCCCTGCGTTTATTCATTTGCTATTAAGAAAAGAAATTTACAGCATGTGCCTTAATTTTTAAAGAGATTGGTTGATTTAAGTCGAGTGGCTCATGCGCTGGATGCGGGACTTCGAGCTCTTGTCCCTCTAATGCAACACGATAAATGTACTCTGTTCCCATAAAGCGCTGATTGAGTACTTTAACGCTGCCAAGCTCGGCGTTTTCTAACGTAATGTGCTGTGGCCTCACATACATTTCGCCCTTCGCGTCGATATTACCGAGCTCAACGAGAGACTTTACAGCACCAAATTGGGTTTCTACCGAAGCGCCATTCATTCGCTGTGCAGGAATATAAATTCCCTGACCCAAAAACTCAGCAACCATTTTGCTCTTTGGTCGTTGGAACAACGTTCTCGGCTCGCCCACTTGTGCGATCTTCCCTTTATCCATAATTGCCAACCGATCGGCAAAAGCAAAAGCTTCTTCTTTCGAGTGACTAACAAAAATCGCGGAAACTTGCTGATCTTTGATTATACGGCGAATATCGTTAATTAACTGAAACCGCACTTGAGCATCTATATTTGAAAATGGCTCATCAAGCAGCAACAGATTTGGCTTGTACGCCAGTGCTCGCGCAATTGCGACACGTTGTTGCTGGCCACCTGATAGCTCGTGTGGAAAGCGGTCGCTATAGTCTTGCAGCTGCACCAAATGGAGCATTTCAGCTACTCGGTCTTGACGTTCACGCTTGCTTTTTGAGGTTAAACCAAACGCCACATTTTGCGCCACAGTGAGGTGTGGGAACAGCGCATAGTCTTGAAACATCATGCCAATATTGCGTTTTTGTGGAGGTACAAAAGTGCCATGACCATTCATGGCTTTGCCTAAAATACTCACCGAGCCTTGAAATGGTTCAATCAAGCCCGCTATCGCCTTCAGCGTGGTCGTTTTACCGCAGCCACTGGCACCAAGCAAACAAACAATCTCGTTTTGTTCTACGGTCAGATTTAGGCTATCCACAACGGCTTCACCGTCATAGCGATAAGAGAGATTTTCAAGCACTAAACTATGCATTAACTTCGCTGCTCCATAGAACGGTTTACAACATAAAGCGGAATTAAACCAACCAACACAATAAATAACGCAGAGACAGAAGCCAACTCCAGCTGCTCATCACTCACATATTGGAAAACATGTGTTGCTAGTGTTTCATAATTAAAGGGTCGTAATAACAATGCCGCTGGAAGTTCTTTCATACACTCAATAAAAACCAGCAGTGCTGCGGTTAAAATACCGCGACGCAGCAATGGCAAATGTATTGATAACATGGTTTTGAAACGATTGCGACCCAACGAAAAACTTGCCATATCTAGACTTGGACTGATCCGCTGATAACTTGATTCGACCGCGCCTTGTGAAATCGCATAAAATCGTACAACGTAAGCGAAAACCAGCGCAAAAATCGTCCCGCTGAACAGCAAGCCAGGCTCAAATGAAGTACCTTCAAGCCAAGCATTTAGCTTGTCGTCTAATAAAGTGAGTGGAATAAGTACCGCAATTGCCAGCACCGTGCCCGGTAGCGCATATCCGGTACTTGCAAGCTTGCCCGGTAGCGTGACCCGTTTACCACTACTAACTCGCTGGTTAAACACCACCAGCATGCTCATGATAATTAACACCACACTCACCCAAAACGCTATTTTTAAACTTTGCCACGCATACAAGAAAAAATCGTCATTCCAAGCTTGTTCAAAATAGTCGACGGCGTAATCTGCAAGCACCCATGTAGGCACGATAAAAGCCGCAATAAGAATAAGCCAACAAAAAGCGCTAGCGAGCCAAGCCTGCGCGCCTTTAAGATGATAAAGCGTGGTACTGTTAACACTCGATTGGCGCTCATGCACTACCTGAGTTGGGCGACTCACTCGCTCCAGTGTTAGGGCTAAAAATAAAAATAGTAGCATAATGCCTGAAATTTTAGCCGCTGCGGTAAGTGAATAATAGCCCAACCAAGTATCGTAAACGGCGGTGGTTAGTGTGCTCACAGCAAAGTAATGTACGGTTGCAAAATCTGCCATGCTTTCCATGGCGATCAGTGCCAGCCCCGCCACAATCGCCCCTCGCGACAGAGGTAAACTTACTTTAAAGAAGCTCTGTGAAGGCGACTTGCCCATCAATTGGCTGGCTTGCACCAGCTTAAACGACTGCTCTCTTAGCGCCGTTCTAAAAATCAAAAACAAATAAGGATAAAGCACCAGTGCAATCATCACGATAGCACCTGACAAAGTGCGAATATCAAAAAACCAATAATCGTCTGGAGATTGCCAACCAAACCACTCTCGCAGCGCGATTTGAACAGGCCCTGCATAATCTAGCAAATCGGTATACACGTAAGCAATCAAATAGGTTGGCATCGCAAGGGGTAGCATCAACGACCATTCGAAAAAGCGCCGTCCAGGAAATTCACAATATGCAGTTAGCCAGCCAAGTGGTAGCGCGATTAAAGCGCAAAGGATGCATACACCCACAATCAGCAAAATCGTATTGCGGACATAATCCCACAGAACGGTATCCCAAAGGTGAGCAAAGACTTCGGAGTCAGGTTGTAGCGACTCAAAGATTAAAAACATCAGCGGGACTGATAGACTAAGCCCTATCAGCCACGCAAAACTCTGCCATTTAGACAGTGAAAATGATAATTGCATTAAAGGTCAAATTTTACCTCATCGATTAGCTTAAGCGCTAACGGACGGTATTTACTGATCTCTGACAATGGTAGGCTGTCTTCCTTAAACTCACCCCAAGATGCCACAAGTTTCGATAACTCGACGCCAGGTTTAACCGGGTATTCCATATTCATCGACGCATACATATTTTGCGCCTTATTGTCGGTCATAAACTCAATGAGTTTCAAGGCATTTTCTGTATTTTTAGCGTGCTTGGTCAAGACAACACCAGAAACGTTGATATGTGAACCACGATCTTGTTGATTTGGGAAGTTGATATATACCGCTTCGGCCCAGGCTTTTTGTTTCTCATCTTCCATCATCTTACCGAAGTAATAGCTGTTTCCGATGGCCAAATCACACAGTCCTTCTTTTACTGCTTTGACTTGTGCACGGTCGTTACCTTGAGGCTTACGAGCTAAATTTTTCTTCACGCCTTCAAGCCATTCTTTGGTTTTTGCTTCGCCATGATGGGCAATCATAGACGCCACTAAACCAAGGTTATAGGGGTGTTTACCTGAGCGCGTACATATTTTACCGCGGTATTGTTCATCCGCTAGCGCTTCATAAGTAAGCGCATCTAACTTGCCTACACGGTCTTTTGCAGAATATACATTGCGCACACGCTTAGTAAGCGCAACCCACTGACCTTCAGGATCTCTGAAGTTCGCTGGGATATTCTTAGTGACGGTTTCGCTGTTAATTGCTTGTGTTAGGTTTTCGTCTTCAAGTTGAATTAGCGCACTGAAGTTTGAAGTGAGTACAAGATCGGCACGGCTATGCTTGCCTTCACGCTTAACACGCTCGATTAAGCCTTTTTTTGCAAAAACCACATTGGTCTTGATACCGGTTTGCTTGGTGAAGTCATCCAAAATAGGTTGGATCAGAAAAGGTTGTCTAAACGAGTAGATATTAACTTCCTCTGCAGCCATTGCTGGTAGGCAAGTAAGCGTTGCCAGTATAGTAACAAGTGCTTTTTTCATAAAGACTCCATTAGGTAAACAATAATTATTATCAACTAATTCTACCTGTAATTGTGCCGTTTTACACCCTGAATATTTGAAACTACGCTCAAGATAAAATTAGCGTTGTAGAAAACGGGAGAATCACCTGTGAGATATATCTCACTTAGCTACCAGAAATTGAGTAAAGACGCGTTGAAATAACACTCAGAATTAAGGTAACTAATTAAAAAATAAAAAGTTATTTATTATTACCAGAAAAAGACGCAAAAAAGATTGAATTTCACTGCTCCCGATTTTTTTTAGTCTGCTTATACTTAAAAACATCTCAGGAAGAGAGATAAAGGATACACAGGATACGCTCAGGGCAGGATTTGCTAATGGATAAGCACCCACTTAAAGGAATATAGGGAAAAGCGAGCGAGATTGTATGTCACATGGTGTGATTACATTAAAGGACAGGGATTAAAGGTTCATGATGAACCTAAGGATTGCTTCAGGGGAGAGGCTAAACGTTGAGGGATAACGTTACTGCATTGGATATGCAGGTGGTTAAGGATGAGGAAGGAAGGTACATTGGATGTACTGGTAAAATGTGGCTTAGGAGATGCCAATTGTTGCAATTAACAGCGCAACACCTAGCTTGAAGCAACACGTTCAGGCTACCAAGTGCCAAGGTAAAACAAGGTGATGATTGGCACTGCTATTTTGGAAAGTAGCAAACAAGGACAATTAGAACAAGGGCTTGTTCTTAGCAAGTGGATGGCAATGGATAAGACAGCGGACGTGTAAAAGGAAGATGGACACAGGGCAAGATGCCTTTATTCGCAAAACGAGAACACCAAGCGATGCCATGGAAGAGGAAAGATTCAGGACGTTGAACTACTCAACTTTGCAGGATGCATTTAGAAGATTCCGTAAGCGCGACTCAGCAATGAGTCGCGCGCTTCTTGTTTTATTTTTATTCCTATCTGTCGCGTGATATTGCGCTTGTGTTGTCGAAATAAATTTCGACCTACAGTTTGCTGCGCTTACCTTTTAAGTAGGCATCTCTAAAATCGATAAAATGCGCGGTTAATTTATCTGCCGCATCCTGCTCGCCGCATTCGGCAAACAATACACACGCAACTTCCGCCGTACCAAGCTGATGTTCATGCGGCGCGACTCGAAGCTTGTAATCCGAGAGCTTTTCAGGGGCGATGGATAACACGGGTAAATTATCGAGGTAAGGGCTCTTTCTGAACATTTTCTTAGCTTCACGCCATGTGCCATCCAAAAAGATGAATAGTGGTGTTTTACTTTCAGTGCGAGTCACCTTAGTAATTACTCGTTCAGGCTCCACGCCCTGCTCTGGGAAAACGACTATTGGTGCATATTGCTCGTCCGAAAGAAGCGCTAAAAACGCAGCGTCAGGCTCAGTTCTGTCCCAACGAAAGGCATGATTATCAGGGATCACATCGGCAATTAAGCGTCCAGTGTTAGAGGGCTTAAAGCTTTCATTATGATACATAAGCAAACACACTGCACAGTCAGCTTTGGCCATTTCGACTTTGTCGCAAATACATAGAGTCGTGGCTAATAAGCAGCATTCACAACGCGCAAGCTTTGATCCCCTTGCCTTATATTCCCGTTGAGCCGCAGCGATTTGACGCTGTCTAAGCGCTAGTACTGAATTATTCACTCTGTTCCCCCTCTAAAAATGCCGACGTATTTTAGTAAAGCGCTCGGCTGGCGTCTACGCAAACTTATGCAACATCTTTACTCATGACGTAAGCTTTTGTACTCTAAAGTTTTATTGGGTTTCATTAGGAGTAAAAAATGCAAGTAAAGGACTCTGCAAGACTGAGTTACCGCCTACTCACCCCACAAGATGCACAGCTGCTCGCCGATCTTGATAGCGACCCTGAAGTAATGAAATACATCACAGGCGGTCAGACTAACTCACTTGAAGAAGTAAAAGCCGTATATATTCCACGTTTAACCGAGTATACGGACGAGATCAAAGGTTGGGGGCTTTGGGGCTGTTTCGAGCTGCCAAACAAGGCATTTATCGGTTGGATTTTGGTTCGCCCTGCTAACTTCTTTTCAGAACAAAGAAACGATCAGGATTTAGAACTCGGTTGGCGTTTTAAACAAGCTTCTTGGGGCAAAGGGTTTGCAACAGAGGCCGCACAACATATTCTTCCAGACCTAATAGCAGCAAATCCTACTTTGACGCACTTGAGTGCTATCGCTGAAGAAGAGAACCATGGCTCCATCAATATTATGAAAAAACTTGGGATGAGTTATGTGAAAAAAGGGCTTCACAAAGATATTTTAGGAGATATGGAAGTCGTTTATTATCATAAAGTTCTTAATTAACCGAACAAAAGCGCAACCACTTAACACCACGGTTGCGCATGCTCACTACTATTAAATGCCTTTGCGACGCAGTGGTTCGGCATACATGCTCAACACCAATTGCTTCAGCTCTTCCGGTACAGACTCTAGTTTAGAGATAAAGTCCTCTTTATCTTCTGGACTAACTTGCGCATCATCGCCTGCTGCTAGGTGATTGGTTGAATGCAGATAGTATAAATCTAAAATCTGTTTATCAATGACATTCGCCAGCTCATCTGGGTTTTCAACATCCGCAGTGATAGGGTCGCCAAATGCGATATGCACATGGCCTTTATCTGAACTAAAGCCCTCAACAATGCTAGCAATGTCTTCGCCTTGTGCTTTCACATATTGGCCAAACTGCTTTTTATGGTATAGCTCTTTAGCCTTAGCAACCGCGCATGGCTCATATTGATAGGAGATGGCAACGGGCACTATCCTGAGCTGCTTTACATATTCTGAAAAATCTAGCTTCTGTTTGCGGCCATTGAGCTGTAGCATTTTTAACAGTGCCGGATCGGTTTGATCCACTCCATCCTTCGCACGCCCCTCTTTTTGCGCAATCCAAATGGAGTTACCTTCACTTAATGAGTCAGAAATATAGGCTGAAAGCTGGGTTAATGCTTTTAGCATTTCTTTCGGCGCCTTTGCCGAGCGTTTTACAATAAAACTCTTATTAAGGCGCATAAGCTCAGTGATATAAGGTACTTGCAGTAAGTTATCACCAATAGCGATACGCACCGTGCGCATATCTTGCTGATGCAAGCCCCAGTTAACAAGTGCAGGGTCTAATACGATGTCACGGTGATTTGAAATAAATAAATACGAGGTATTCGAGTCTAATGTTTCAAGGCCAGAATAAGTCACTTTAGACGTCGTTTTATTGATTAAAATTTGCAGATAGTACGCCACTTCATCTTGTACTTGTTCAATCGTACAAAAATCTCCCCACTTCTTTTTTAGTTTCATTCTTACGAGTGGGCGTGCAATAGCAGGCCAAGCATTTAACCAAGCTGGCAGGTTATATTTGGCGATCACATCAATGAATTGATCATCACCTAGTAGACGTGCCAGTGCTGGCACTACTTCATCATCATTATACGGTCTAATGTCAGCGTATTTATCCACTCTACTTCTCAAATTGTCGGATTAACGAATACTGGAACGCATTCTATCGTGTCAAATAAACAGACGCTAAGCATTTCATGTCTGACCACCAAGGCGATATACCAAGTTGGAACATTAAATGCTTAAGCGTCATGCAATTGTAATACGGTAAAAAGTACCACAATAGTTTATCTTCTAACAACTTTACCTAATTTGAGTATAGCTAATCTTAGTAAGAGTGCTGCTAATAATGCGCCCATCGATACTGTTAACCAATGTGGTAGCACTTCGTGTTCTTCACCTATCATCGGCGTTACCACAAAACCGTAAGTATTGACCAAGTAATCAGTTAAATAGCCAAAGATAAGCGCAACCCCGATAACACCGCCCAAGTAGGCAAACACGGCACGACGCCCTAATTCTTTACCAACCACCCCAATTGTGGCGATGTTAGTTGCAGGGCCTGCGAGCATAAATACCAATACAGCACCGGGTGAAACACCAGCCATTAATAAACCCGCAGCGATTGGAGTTGAAGCGGTGGCACAAATATACATTGGGATACTGATAAGGATAACCACTAGCATGGCGATAATACCGTCGCCCCACTGCGATAAGAAAGACTCAGGCACAAAGGTTTGCACTAGCGCTGCAAAGAATAAACCGATAAGTAGCCAAACTGCGGTGTCGGACAGTAATTGATTACAGCTGAACTTAACAGCTTCTACAATTTTACCAAAAACCCCTTGGTTTTCAGGTACAGGGGCAGGCTCACAACAACTTGTCGTGGCTGATGCAGAATCGCAACAACTG
This window contains:
- a CDS encoding Dyp-type peroxidase, yielding MALAQSGVCAEANLHGLHLFFNVLEGQDEALRAALANCGRLQEELEDRFSESMLSSFIAVGAQYWPHIYPEFIPKELKSFPHIVEAEHTVHTQPFDLLYVIRSDREDVNHIFAQSVLHMLNGLVEMVAHVRAFRFLDGRDFNGFIYGADTPRGRNKREVALVHNPNAADHLGSYIHVQRVKFDLLRWQALPLAEQEQLMGRTRLDNDLIEDCEPCNHAALTELKDVNGNALLLNQSMPFGDVFEQGSLSLSCSAKGDAFEQVLRSRLGEGDEYDPILDYSSADMGSAFFAPSLEFLAVMAKMPE
- a CDS encoding ABC transporter ATP-binding protein; amino-acid sequence: MHSLVLENLSYRYDGEAVVDSLNLTVEQNEIVCLLGASGCGKTTTLKAIAGLIEPFQGSVSILGKAMNGHGTFVPPQKRNIGMMFQDYALFPHLTVAQNVAFGLTSKSKRERQDRVAEMLHLVQLQDYSDRFPHELSGGQQQRVAIARALAYKPNLLLLDEPFSNIDAQVRFQLINDIRRIIKDQQVSAIFVSHSKEEAFAFADRLAIMDKGKIAQVGEPRTLFQRPKSKMVAEFLGQGIYIPAQRMNGASVETQFGAVKSLVELGNIDAKGEMYVRPQHITLENAELGSVKVLNQRFMGTEYIYRVALEGQELEVPHPAHEPLDLNQPISLKIKAHAVNFFS
- a CDS encoding ABC transporter permease; the protein is MQLSFSLSKWQSFAWLIGLSLSVPLMFLIFESLQPDSEVFAHLWDTVLWDYVRNTILLIVGVCILCALIALPLGWLTAYCEFPGRRFFEWSLMLPLAMPTYLIAYVYTDLLDYAGPVQIALREWFGWQSPDDYWFFDIRTLSGAIVMIALVLYPYLFLIFRTALREQSFKLVQASQLMGKSPSQSFFKVSLPLSRGAIVAGLALIAMESMADFATVHYFAVSTLTTAVYDTWLGYYSLTAAAKISGIMLLFLFLALTLERVSRPTQVVHERQSSVNSTTLYHLKGAQAWLASAFCWLILIAAFIVPTWVLADYAVDYFEQAWNDDFFLYAWQSLKIAFWVSVVLIIMSMLVVFNQRVSSGKRVTLPGKLASTGYALPGTVLAIAVLIPLTLLDDKLNAWLEGTSFEPGLLFSGTIFALVFAYVVRFYAISQGAVESSYQRISPSLDMASFSLGRNRFKTMLSIHLPLLRRGILTAALLVFIECMKELPAALLLRPFNYETLATHVFQYVSDEQLELASVSALFIVLVGLIPLYVVNRSMEQRS
- a CDS encoding Fe(3+) ABC transporter substrate-binding protein — protein: MKKALVTILATLTCLPAMAAEEVNIYSFRQPFLIQPILDDFTKQTGIKTNVVFAKKGLIERVKREGKHSRADLVLTSNFSALIQLEDENLTQAINSETVTKNIPANFRDPEGQWVALTKRVRNVYSAKDRVGKLDALTYEALADEQYRGKICTRSGKHPYNLGLVASMIAHHGEAKTKEWLEGVKKNLARKPQGNDRAQVKAVKEGLCDLAIGNSYYFGKMMEDEKQKAWAEAVYINFPNQQDRGSHINVSGVVLTKHAKNTENALKLIEFMTDNKAQNMYASMNMEYPVKPGVELSKLVASWGEFKEDSLPLSEISKYRPLALKLIDEVKFDL
- a CDS encoding tRNA-uridine aminocarboxypropyltransferase, yielding MNNSVLALRQRQIAAAQREYKARGSKLARCECCLLATTLCICDKVEMAKADCAVCLLMYHNESFKPSNTGRLIADVIPDNHAFRWDRTEPDAAFLALLSDEQYAPIVVFPEQGVEPERVITKVTRTESKTPLFIFLDGTWREAKKMFRKSPYLDNLPVLSIAPEKLSDYKLRVAPHEHQLGTAEVACVLFAECGEQDAADKLTAHFIDFRDAYLKGKRSKL
- a CDS encoding GNAT family N-acetyltransferase; this encodes MQVKDSARLSYRLLTPQDAQLLADLDSDPEVMKYITGGQTNSLEEVKAVYIPRLTEYTDEIKGWGLWGCFELPNKAFIGWILVRPANFFSEQRNDQDLELGWRFKQASWGKGFATEAAQHILPDLIAANPTLTHLSAIAEEENHGSINIMKKLGMSYVKKGLHKDILGDMEVVYYHKVLN
- a CDS encoding 1-acyl-sn-glycerol-3-phosphate acyltransferase, with protein sequence MDKYADIRPYNDDEVVPALARLLGDDQFIDVIAKYNLPAWLNAWPAIARPLVRMKLKKKWGDFCTIEQVQDEVAYYLQILINKTTSKVTYSGLETLDSNTSYLFISNHRDIVLDPALVNWGLHQQDMRTVRIAIGDNLLQVPYITELMRLNKSFIVKRSAKAPKEMLKALTQLSAYISDSLSEGNSIWIAQKEGRAKDGVDQTDPALLKMLQLNGRKQKLDFSEYVKQLRIVPVAISYQYEPCAVAKAKELYHKKQFGQYVKAQGEDIASIVEGFSSDKGHVHIAFGDPITADVENPDELANVIDKQILDLYYLHSTNHLAAGDDAQVSPEDKEDFISKLESVPEELKQLVLSMYAEPLRRKGI